A genomic window from Deltaproteobacteria bacterium IMCC39524 includes:
- a CDS encoding manganese efflux pump MntP family protein, giving the protein MDAITLTGLALALAMDAFAVALGTGAVLSRLTGRHLFRLGFHFGLFQALMPVIGWLAGLTIIQWVEAWDHWIAFSLLAIIGGRMIYEAFSDEEKTDDRDPTKGLSLVLLSIATSIDALAVGFSLSVIGVSIWMPALVIGLVAGILTIIGMLLGGRIGDRWGSRVEIFGGLVLIAIGFKILIEHLST; this is encoded by the coding sequence ATGGATGCCATCACCTTAACAGGACTTGCCCTGGCCTTGGCCATGGATGCCTTCGCCGTTGCACTCGGCACGGGTGCCGTGTTGTCACGTCTGACCGGTCGGCACCTCTTTCGGCTCGGCTTCCACTTCGGGCTCTTCCAGGCGCTGATGCCGGTGATTGGCTGGCTGGCAGGACTCACCATCATACAATGGGTTGAAGCCTGGGATCACTGGATCGCCTTCAGCCTGCTGGCGATCATCGGTGGCCGCATGATTTATGAGGCCTTCAGCGACGAAGAGAAAACCGATGATCGCGACCCGACCAAAGGCTTGAGCCTGGTTTTACTCTCTATCGCCACCAGTATCGATGCCTTGGCCGTCGGGTTTTCTCTCAGCGTGATCGGTGTCTCGATCTGGATGCCCGCTCTGGTGATCGGCCTGGTCGCCGGTATCCTCACGATTATCGGAATGCTTCTCGGCGGCCGTATCGGTGATCGCTGGGGGTCCCGCGTAGAAATTTTTGGTGGGTTGGTTCTGATTGCGATTGGTTTCAAAATTTTGATTGAGCACCTGTCAACTTAA